A stretch of the Musa acuminata AAA Group cultivar baxijiao chromosome BXJ2-7, Cavendish_Baxijiao_AAA, whole genome shotgun sequence genome encodes the following:
- the LOC135617235 gene encoding E3 ubiquitin-protein ligase RDUF1-like, with protein MAMASSYWCYRCSRFVRVWPQDAIVCPNCDGGFLEEVGSPPPRLFPAAEPRRRRVPSTDAHALGGDWSAAAAAPRHSSELRFRRNRRTSAGDRFHFNPVIVLRGPSEGGARDADRATTTSFELYYDDGTGSGLRPLPESISDFLMGSGFDRLLEQLAQIEINGIGRGRGCEHPPASKTAIESMPTVEIVDDHIGKDCHCAICMDAFELGTEAREMPCKHIYHQDCILPWLSLRNSCPVCRHELPTDVQAQGATGAEGDEQAAATGNEEETVGLTIWRLPGGGFAVGRFSGGRRAGEREFPVVYTEMDGGFNSSGAPRRISWSSTSSRSRGSGGIGRAIRNFFSSFRLSRSASSSSRPSSASHPASSHRHGSGSFLRRRSRNRSTNWDENANVIA; from the coding sequence ATGGCGATGGCGTCGTCCTACTGGTGCTATCGATGTAGCCGATTCGTCCGGGTGTGGCCGCAGGATGCTATCGTTTGCCCCAACTGCGACGGCGGcttcctcgaggaggtgggcagcCCTCCTCCCCGCCTTTTCCCCGCCGCTGAGCCCCGCCGGCGCCGGGTGCCCTCCACCGACGCTCACGCGCTTGGCGGCGACTGGTCCGCGGCGGCCGCCGCGCCCCGCCACTCCTCGGAGCTCAGGTTCCGTCGAAACCGCCGCACGTCCGCCGGCGACCGCTTCCACTTTAATCCGGTTATCGTCCTCCGCGGCCCGTCCGAGGGCGGCGCCCGCGACGCGGATCGAGCCACCACCACCAGCTTCGAGCTCTACTACGACGACGGCACCGGATCCGGCCTCCGCCCCTTGCCGGAAAGCATCTCGGATTTCCTAATGGGCTCGGGCTTCGACCGCCTGCTCGAGCAGCTCGCCCAGATCGAGATCAACGGCATCGGTCGAGGAAGGGGGTGCGAGCACCCGCCAGCATCGAAGACCGCCATCGAGTCGATGCCTACCGTAGAGATCGTTGACGACCACATCGGGAAAGACTGCCATTGCGCCATCTGCATGGACGCGTTCGAGCTTGGGACCGAGGCCCGGGAGATGCCTTGCAAGCACATCTATCATCAAGATTGCATCTTGCCATGGCTTTCGCTCCGGAACTCATGCCCCGTTTGCCGCCATGAGCTGCCGACGGACGTGCAAGCACAGGGTGCGACGGGGGCAGAAGGAGATGAGCAGGCGGCGGCTACCGGGAACGAGGAGGAGACAGTCGGGCTGACGATATGGCGACTTCCAGGTGGGGGGTTTGCCGTGGGGAGGTTCTCAGGTGGTAGGAGAGCCGGGGAACGAGAGTTTCCGGTGGTGTACACCGAGATGGATGGTGGGTTCAACAGCAGCGGAGCTCCAAGAAGGATCTCGTGGTCCTCGACAAGTAGTCGGTCGAGGGGAAGCGGAGGAATTGGTCGAGCTATCCGCAATTTCTTCTCGTCCTTCAGGCTGTCACGTTCGGCTTCATCTTCTTCGCGGCCGAGCTCAGCATCTCATCCTGCATCGTCTCACAGGCACGGAAGTGGTTCATTTCTAAGGAGGCGATCGAGGAATCGATCCACCAATTGGGATGAGAACGCCAATGTGATTGCTTGA
- the LOC135616124 gene encoding zinc transporter 1-like — MRARQQSVMASTTMKAGPRWAILLALLLPLLSSQVYGHGGGDDTDSGDQPVNLRAKGLVAVKIWCLVILLVSTFAGGVSPYFFRWNESFLLMGTQFAGGVFLGTSLMHFLADASSTFMDRTSNPYPFAFMLASAGYLLTMLGDCIIITLTRGGTKEEKVEAERGGDSDGHRNEDDPHLHPSFLRTTSFGDTLLLILALCFHSVFEGIAIGVSDTKGSAWRNLWTISLHKIFAAIAMGIALLRMLPKRPFLTTVAYSLAFAISSPVGVGIGIAIDATTEGSTADWIYCISMGLACGVFIYVAVNHLIAKGFKPYKPSSLDTPFFKFLAVLAGVGVIAVVMIWD; from the exons ATGCGAGCAAGGCAGCAATCTGTCATGGCGTCGACCACCATGAAAGCTGGACCTCGGTGGGCAATCCTGCTAGCGCTTCTCCTCCCCTTGCTGTCTTCCCAGGTCTACGGCCATGGCGGGGGCGACGACACCGACTCCGGTGATCAGCCGGTCAACCTGCGCGCTAAGGGCTTGGTCGCCGTCAAGATATGGTGCCTCGTGATCCTCCTCGTCAGCACCTTCGCGGGCGGGGTGTCGCCCTACTTCTTCCGGTGGAACGAGAGCTTCCTGCTGATGGGGACCCAGTTCGCCGGAGGCGTCTTCTTGGGCACCTCCCTCATGCACTTCCTGGCCGACGCCAGCAGCACCTTCATGGACCGCACGTCCAACCCCTACCCTTTCGCCTTCATGCTCGCCTCCGCCGGCTACCTGCTCACCATGCTCGGCGACTGCATCATCATCACGTTGACTCGGGGCGGGACGAAGGAGGAGAAAGTGGAGGCTGAGAGAGGGGGGGACTCTGACGGCCACAGGAACGAGGACGACCCCCATCTCCATCCGTCTTTCCTCAGGACCACATCCTTCGGAGACACACTGCTCCTCATCCTCGCGCTTTGTTTCCACTCTGTGTTCGAGGGGATAGCCATCGGAGTCTCAG acACAAAGGGCAGCGCATGGAGGAACCTGTGGACGATCAGTCTGCATAAGATCTTCGCCGCTATCGCCATGGGAATTGCACTGCTGAGGATGTTACCCAAGAGGCCGTTCCTGACGACGGTGGCCTACTCGCTGGCCTTCGCCATATCAAGCCCAGTGGGAGTCGGCATCGGGATCGCCATCGACGCCACGACGGAGGGATCAACGGCGGACTGGATATACTGCATCTCCATGGGTCTCGCCTGCGGCGTGTTCATCTACGTGGCCGTCAACCACCTCATAGCCAAGGgattcaagccatacaagccaagTTCCTTGGACACTCCCTTCTTCAAGTTCTTGGCGGTGCTCGCAGGGGTTGGAGTGATAGCTGTGGTGATGATTTGGGATTAA
- the LOC103991706 gene encoding probable WRKY transcription factor 49 yields the protein MMQTKEPDEAEINWLDSSAGELMRELLEEDDDDETSATFISHESSIVNKLISTVYSGPTIRDVESALSTTLGAGDSSCRVSVPEKSTGKMDSKYTLRMKICGNGIADDGYKWRKYGQKSIKNSPNPRSYYRCTNPRCNAKKQVERSLEDPEMLIVTYEGLHLHYTSHFLLPRPQDLFTAACHAAKKPKLQSTDLHAEVPDCVPPEPTVHSPSMLLMQQSQAEARSLVEGLDQSKDTTDDSLRHGLDEDVMQRSQGLLEDIVPLLVRKPCNSTIYSYGNNLLSHESPPSSSTISWSPSSPCLDVGIFSSIL from the exons ATGATGCAGACGAAGGAGCCGGATGAGGCAGAGATCAACTGGCTCGACTCTTCTGCAGGGGAGCTGATGAGGGAGCTCCtggaggaggatgatgatgatgagacgaGCGCTACCTTCATCTCCCACGAATCGTCCATCGTCAACAAGCTCATCTCCACTGTCTACTCCGGTCCGACGATCCGCGACGTGGAAAGTGCACTCTCCACGACCCTTGGAGCTGGGGATTCCAGTTGCAG GGTTTCTGTGCCGGAGAAGAGCACGGGGAAGATGGACAGCAAGTACACACTTCGGATGAAGATATGTGGGAATGGGATCGCCGATGATGGTTATAAGTGGAGGAAGTATGGCCAGAAATCCATCAAGAACAGTCCTAATCCGAG GAGTTACTACAGGTGCACAAACCCAAGGTGCAATGCCAAGAAGCAAGTGGAGAGGTCCTTGGAAGATCCAGAGATGCTCATTGTAACCTATGAAGGTCTCCACCTCCACTACACCTCACACTTCCTCCTGCCTCGGCCCCAGGATCTCTTCACTGCTGCCTGTCATGCTGCAAAGAAGCCAAAACTCCAATCCACTGACCTTCATGCTGAGGTGCCAGATTGTGTTCCACCGGAACCTACGGTGCACAGCCCATCAATGTTGTTGATGCAGCAATCACAGGCTGAAGCACGAAGCCTGGTGGAAGGACTTGATCAGAGCAAAGACACCACAGATGACAGTTTGCGGCATGGGCTCGATGAGGATGTCATGCAGAGATCACAAGGCCTGCTGGAAGATATTGTGCCTTTGCTGGTAAGAAAGCCATGCAACTCAACCATCTACTCATATGGCAACAATCTCTTGTCACATGAATCTCCTCCATCTTCTTCTACCATTTCTTGGAGCCCCAGCTCTCCCTGCCTTGATGTGGGTATATTTTCCAGCATCTTGTGA